From a single Cydia strobilella chromosome 17, ilCydStro3.1, whole genome shotgun sequence genomic region:
- the LOC134748780 gene encoding retinol dehydrogenase 11-like, whose amino-acid sequence MCETGTKLYGKVAIVTGGSSGVGYEAAKNLAGRGARVIIASRNETKLKLARDKLEEETGNKEIGYKTMDLGLFKSVRDFVSETTSTESRLDILVNNAGAVGLPDVVTEDGLNLTMQVNYFGTFLLTYLLIPFLHKSAPSRIINGSAGSMYIGTIDFNHWNDIGRYSFIETLSNSKLAMTLFNVELSKRLNSDDVTANSFDPFVVPDTDVLNQIPSGIRDIADFFIRLVGQPKEEVGAQITYLAAAPEMKHISGKHYKFCMDWFNHWLASDDELRRKLWEVSKELVKISADEDWETNVIR is encoded by the coding sequence ATGTGTGAAACTGGGACAAAATTGTACGGCAAAGTGGCTATAGTGACTGGTGGTAGCTCAGGTGTCGGTTATGAAGCAGCTAAAAATCTAGCTGGCCGGGGAGCTAGAGTCATCATAGCTAGCCGGAACGAAACTAAACTGAAACTAGCTAGGGACAAGCTCGAAGAAGAAACCGGAAACAAGGAAATTGGATACAAAACTATGGATCTAGGATTATTCAAATCTGTAAGGGATTTCGTGAGCGAAACTACTAGTACTGAAAGTCGACTAGACATCCTAGTTAACAACGCTGGTGCTGTAGGCCTGCCCGATGTTGTCACGGAAGATGGACTAAATTTAACCATGCAAGTGAACTATTTCGGGACCTTTCTGCTCACTTACCTATTAATACCATTTCTGCACAAATCTGCACCAAGCAGAATCATCAACGGGTCAGCAGGATCGATGTACATCGGGACTATTGACTTTAACCACTGGAATGACATTGGGAGATATTCGTTCATAGAAACGCTGAGCAATTCTAAACTTGCTATGACTTTGTTTAACGTTGAGCTGAGTAAACGTTTGAATAGTGACGATGTTACTGCTAATAGCTTTGACCCTTTCGTAGTGCCGGATACAGATGTATTAAATCAGATCCCGAGTGGTATAAGAGATATAGCGGATTTCTTTATACGATTAGTTGGTCAGCCGAAAGAAGAGGTTGGAGCTCAGATAACGTATTTAGCTGCTGCTCCGGAGATGAAACATATTAGTGGCAAACATTACAAATTCTGTATGGATTGGTTCAACCACTGGTTAGCAAGTGACGATGAACTAAGGAGAAAATTATGGGAAGTTTCGAAGGAACTTGTTAAAATAAGCGCGGATGAAGATTGGGAAACGAATGTTATACGTTAG
- the LOC134748870 gene encoding retinol dehydrogenase 13-like, whose translation MARDEFSNCESDIRLDGKVALVTGATSGTGLEVAKNLAKRGAKVIIASRNPAKLADARNIITNVAKHNNVVAKTLDFESLTSVRTFVHETLTQEPKLDLLINNIGAIGLEDRLTEDGLQTMMQVNYFGSFLLTFLLFPLLKASAPSRVVNVSSLALVLGFIDFEHMNDVGRYTNFQYYCNAKLGNILFTVEMDKRVKSQGVNVYSMDPGLGKSEFFRHLDNEALKKLLNAGLQLIGRPLDRVAMMPVYLGIDPRVENDSGKHFRDCMLFYSSWFANDTDFTRNLWDETKRLVGITEGEDWERQKL comes from the coding sequence ATGGCTCGCGATGAGTTTTCCAACTGCGAATCGGATATACGGTTAGACGGAAAAGTAGCCCTCGTGACAGGAGCAACGTCTGGTACTGGGCTGGAGGTGGCCAAGAACTTGGCCAAACGAGGGGCCAAGGTCATCATAGCCAGCCGAAACCCTGCCAAGTTAGCAGACGCGAGGAATATAATTACAAACGTGGCAAAACACAACAACGTTGTCGCGAAAACCTTGGATTTTGAGTCATTGACGTCTGTGAGGACATTCGTACATGAGACATTGACGCAAGAGCCAAAGTTGGACCTTTTAATTAACAACATCGGTGCTATCGGTCTGGAAGACAGACTCACAGAAGATGGCCTTCAGACTATGATGCAAGTTAACTATTTTGGTTCGTTTCTGCTTACATTTCTGTTATTCCCACTATTGAAGGCCTCTGCACCGAGTAGAGTTGTCAACGTATCCTCTCTTGCGTTGGTTCTTGGCTTTATAGATTTCGAACACATGAATGATGTTGGAAGATACACCAATTTTCAATATTATTGTAACGCTAAGCTAGGAAACATACTCTTTACAGTGGAAATGGATAAGAGGGTCAAAAGCCAAGGCGTGAATGTGTACAGTATGGATCCAGGACTAGGAAAGTCGGAATTCTTCAGACATTTGGACAATGAGGCTTTGAAGAAGTTGTTGAATGCTGGCTTGCAGCTGATTGGTCGGCCATTGGATAGGGTGGCCATGATGCCGGTGTATTTGGGGATAGATCCGAGGGTCGAAAACGACAGTGGAAAGCACTTTAGAGACTGTATGCTGTTCTACAGTAGTTGGTTTGCGAATGATACGGATTTCACAAGGAATTTATGGGATGAAACGAAGCGCCTGGTCGGAATTACGGAAGGAGAAGATTGGGAGAGACAGaaattgtga